The Haliotis asinina isolate JCU_RB_2024 chromosome 2, JCU_Hal_asi_v2, whole genome shotgun sequence genomic interval TCTACGATTGTTCCCGCAAAGAAGAGTTCTTCGCGTGTGTAGCGTGGCTCAGTATGCTTTTATCATATAAGCTTTTGAGGGGGTGATATTTTATGCTATATATTTCGGTGGATAGTATCTTTTGAAAACTAGTTTACATAAACTTAATCATTTCTCCCGCAGAAGAAAGATAATGGGTGCCACATGATGAAAGCGAACTGTCAGCTCCACTGAACTCCAGAGAACAAACTACAGCATTATCAAATTCTGATGAAGTCGGTTTTCTCAATGTAACCTTATAATTGTGCCAATTTCTAATATAAAAAGCAACTTGCACTTTTCAAATTTGTCTTTAATCTATATTTCTGAATATGGCTGTAACCTTTTCAACATAATGTCATAGCTATTATGTTAAACAAAAAATAGATAGATTAATATCACGTAACTAACGTCgatgtttttctttcacataTATGAGATCTCAGGACTTGTAAAAAGTGTAGAAGTATGCTATTACTAAGCTATGCGAAATATTGTGGATAACGACGTACTTCCATGCCGAGGCTGATGAGGTTTACCATGGATGGACGTCGTTTTAAAAGTCTTTCACAGGATAAAAGCATGCTTAATCTGTTATTAACAAGAATAACTATTGCTAATATCATAATCTCCTGTAAAGACAGGATGACGGCGGAAAGGTTTCAGATTAGCTAACACCTCAGTTTTATGGCTAATGTCACTACGTGTTCTACGACTAATGTCACTGTTCTATGGCTAATGTCACTACTTGTTCAATGGCTAATGTCACTGTTCTATGGCTAATGTCAGTACTTGTTCTACGACTAATGTCACTGTTCTATGGCTAATGTCACTATTTGTTCTACGACTAATGTCACTGTTCTATGGCTAATGTCACTACTTGTTCTATGGCTAATGTCACTGTTCTGTGGCTAATGTCACTACTTGTTCTATGACTAATGTCACTGTTTTAAGGCTAATGTCACTACTTGTTCTACGACTAATGTCACTGTTCTATGGCTAATGTCACTACTTGTTCTATGACTAATGTCACTGTTCTATGGCTAATGTCACTACTTGTTCTATGACTAATGTCACTGTTCTATGGCTAATGTCACTACTTGTTCTACAACTGATGTCACTGTTCTATGGCTAATGTCACTACTTGTTCTATGACAAATGTCACTGTTTTAAGGCTAATGTCACTACTTGTTCTATGACTAATGTCACTGTTTTAAGGCTAATGTCACTACTTGTTCTATGACTAATGTCACTGTTTTAAGGCTAATGTCACTACTTGTTCTACGACTAATGTCACTGTTCTATGGCTAATGTCACTACTTGTTCTATGACTAATGTCACTGTTCTATGGCTAATGTCACTACTTGTTCTATGACTAATGTCACTGTTCTATGGCTAATGTCACTACTTGTTCTACAACTGATGTCACTGTTCTATGGCTAATGTCACTACTTGTTCTATGACAAATGTCACTGTTTTAAGGCTAATGTCACTACTTGTTCTATGACTAATGTCACTGTTCTATGGCTAATGTCACTACTTGTTCTATGACTAATGTCACTGTTTTAAGGCTAATGTCACTACTTGTTCTACGACTAATGTCACTGTTCTATGGCTAATGTCACTACTTGTTCTATGACTAATGTCACTGTTCTATGGCTAATGTCACTACTTGTTCTATGACTAATGTCACTGTTCTATGGCTAATGTCACTACTTGTTCTACAACTGATGTCACTGTTCTATGGCTAATGTCACTACTTGTTCTATGACAAATGTCACTGTTTTAAGGCTAATGTCACTACTTGTTCTATGGCTAATGTCACTGTTCTATGGCTAATGTCACTACTTGTTCTATGACTAATGTCACTGTTCTGTGGCTAATGTCACTACTTGTTGTATGGCTAATGTAAGGAACAACTCGGAATTATGAGAGTGGAATGTTTGTTACGAGGTTTTGTCTGTaggaaaaataatttcattgagACGGTAATCACTGATTCCTCGTTGTCCGTCTAGCATCCTTAAGATGATAAACAATGAAATTGcgtgagtcagttttactggttttacgccgcttttggcaatatcccGACGCTACAAATGGGCTTTACAGATCGTAGCCTTGTGGGGAATGAATAAAACCCCAAAGACCTGATGTACCCCGGACCTTCTGTTGTAAACCGGACCTTCTGTTGTAACCCGGAGCTTCTGTTGTACACCGGACCTTCATAGGTATTGGAATTCAGAAACAAGGAACAGTATCCAATACCTGTTTCGAATTCAGGCCCTGGTGCTGTATTATATTTGGACTTTCTGATCACTCTTTTACTAGCAAGTAGTTCTAGTGAACCTCACAGATAGGTTCTGTTTTTTTCTGAACAGTATTGCTGAACTCCTTCACCAATGGTTCATCAATGTTGAAGTACATAGACcacaaatgtttcaaacatCTTCATTACCATAGCAACCGAATATCACATTTACTGTTTCTGCTGGGGATACATCGCATATAACGATATTGATGAATCCACGCAGTATTAAAGCTTCATGTATTGTCACTGCCTTATGCCATGTTCGTCTCTTTGTTTTCGCACATAtacttaaaaaaacccaaaatacaTCCTATAAAAGTAACCGTTCGTGTTTATGTCTGCTATTCAGGCACTTGAAAAAGCCagtgttgcgtttcttttgctgttcagtatgtttgttttcatggacGTGTTCGATCCATGTCTGTTTACTAACACCGTAATACCATCCTCGTGACAAATGACGATCAAATTGTATTAGGTTTAACTATATGCCTGTGTGACCTGCTGGGATAAACCAGTAGATTTCAGTTGGACTTTGTTTGGTCTGTACAAAGGAAGGTCCCGTTGCTGACTGTGGTGAAATGTACGCGCACCACACAGTCGTAGCCGTCATGGACCCCCACTATCAATAACCAAAGCTCGTCTATGTATCCTACAGCCTTCATAATATTCTTTGAAAAGAAATGTAAGTAACTGGTTTTCCGCAGCGGACATTTGCCTTTAGACCGAACAAATGTACAACAAGTTCGGCATGATTTTCACGTACGGTGGGAGCCGACTTGCTGACCTTTGACCTACAAACAAGCTGAGTATTTTCTTCTCCGTAACATGCCGTGTGACTGGGCGCCCTCTTGCGGTTGATCTTACATGTGCGTGGGAGGGGAGAGAATTTTCTGAATGTCTTCGgtaaaacattcagtgtggtgCAACTCGATAAGCCAGATAATGTACTGGAGCCGAATTCTCGGGATTCTGGATGAAAGGGTAAAATGTGATAAACAAACCACGAATTCCACAGCAGTTAATGTAGCTGTATGTACACGTATTGTCTTAACATATGAGAGGAAATACTTTGGATTTTGTAGATCCGGCCTTCAAACTCCTTACATCAGTTGTCCAGAAATTAGCTAACACATGGGCAACCATGGATCGATAGTTCTTCAAGATATTCACGGTATTCACACACgggcacgcacacacgcacgtacgcagATCTGCACACATGCACAAGAAGTACGAGAGCTCACACTCCGTTGGTCATCTTGataaatatacacatgcactCATAGTCCAACGTGCCACTATTCCCTGAGACAGATACCTTTGACCGTAAGTTCGAGTCCCGGGTTTACTGGTGTATGTTTCTTGGTTCGTCAGAACGCAGCTCCTGTTGTCCAAAGTGTATACATGCCTGAGGTTTGCATCGCTCCAGGGTTTTCTCCCAACAGCGTTTAGATGCGGAAAGTTGTTCAAAGGGGAGGTAAGCctaacccattcactcactctcgtgTATGGGTCACGAGGGCCAGCTTCCTTCTCGAGATGCCCCAAATACACACAGACGCGCACGTTAGACAAGGCTTTGTCTTGGAACTGAAAGGAAAATAAACAAGGTTACAAGAAACACACAGTTCCATTTAAATCGAAAAGGGCCAATGACCCggaagattcagaacctggCAAAACCTAGAGATTATGTATTGCAGAAGAggtaatattttatcagtgtgaaTATCCCCTCTGTGTCGACAGTGTCCCCTCTCTGTCGTCAGTGTAACCTCCGTGTCGTCAGTGTAACCTCCGTGTCATAAGTGTCCAGTCAGTTTCGTTATCGACCCCTCTCTCTATATCATTAGCATCCCCACAGTGTCGCCAGTGTCCCCCCTGTGTCGTTATTTCCCATCAGTGTCGTAAGTGCTCCTCGGTGTTGTCAATGTCCCCTCAGTGTCGTTATTGTCCCCTGTTACGGTTAAACATTTTCCGTGGGACAAGTTGTAAGAAATCCCATCAGAACCGGCAAAATATATTACACTGAGAAGTTTAAAATTTACGATATATTTGTATacagcaaaaacaaaggcaatatACAAAGTAcagagattcacaatagaggtttcttgTGCAATACTACTGAGTCAATTCTAAATTAATGGGTATATATTGACAACATattgtcaactcaccgaagtcttgatgtAAGAGTGAGAGACAGTTATgcaaaatgtaacacagcgaggtGTCTGGCAGCGGTTAtgatgatcaagcgttgacggagaggcagatatatactccagtagTGCGTGTGAATTTCCGTGTCTACAACATGGCAGCtaacctttatatatacagtcagtAATTCCTGAAAGTTATTACTGCACTTTATTATTaaagcacttacgaccatcgccgTCAACGTGGAATCCTCCATGCCAGCCTCATGGTTACCTCATAAAGtaatcaaagggaggtaattctatAGAACTACCATAAACGCCTGCCGATAAAATACTAataccactgaacatttatgatacgaaatgtgacccataataatatttacttcattaataacacaatttacagaaaatacactctcgtaacacccCTCAGTGTTATCATTGGCGTTAATGTCCTTAGTGTCCCTTCCGTGTCGTTAGTGTCCCCTCAGTGGCGTCAGTGTCCTCTTAGTGAGTCCCATCAGTGCTGCCAGTGCCCCCTCCGTGTCGTTAGTGTTCCTTCACTGTCGTTAGCATCCCGTCAGTGGCGTTAGTGTCATATCAAAGTCGACAGTGTCCCCTCAGTGTCGTTAGTGTCCCTTCAGTGTCTTTATTGTCCTTTCTGTGTCGTCAGTGTCTCATCACTGTGGTTAGTGTTCCCTCCGTGTCGTCAGTGTTCCCTCTGTGTCGTTAGTATCCCTTCCGCTCCATCAGTATCCCCTTAATGTCCCGCCAGTGTCGTCAGTGTCGTAAGTGTCCCATCAGGTTTCATCAGTGTGATTAGTGTCTTCTCAGTGTTGTCAATGTCAGTACAGTGTGGTCAGTGTCACCTCAGTCTTGTCAGTGTCACCCCAGTTTTGTCAGTGCCCCCTTCAGTGTCGTcagtctcccgtcagtgttgtCAGTGTCCCCTCATTGTTATCGCTGTCGTTAGTGTCCCGTGTATGACCTTAGTATCCCCTCAGTGTCCCCTCTGTCGTCAGGATTTCCTGTAGATTAAATAATTTTCGTCAACACCCGAACAACCTGGATCACATATAAGCACTGACTAACCGTAGATACTGGCACTGATTACATACTAGAGCGAAGTACAGCGAAATATGATACAGTTATATCTGATCAAATCTATATAAAGTGTCTTTTGATATCTTTTTATAGCAAGTTTAACTCATTCGAGtttacatacataaacatgGTTTCATGTTTACTGCTCGTTGCTCTAcacgcaactaggtgtttgcacctattcatgtggccaccatctggtcatgtaCCAccagattcgtgggttcttttaagtgcacatgtgtactgcacactaggggtttgGATGAAACTTGAAAAGTCTgaacacaaagttgactcctaACTTTTTCATAGCCgttcacaggtgggctcgatcccggcatCTCCAAGCTCGCGGGattactagcctggcgctttagacagctcgcccatgATCTGAATAATGACGTGCTCAGGTAGCTCAACTTTGGTAATGTGGCTGTAGTTGCCTACAGGGCTACAGTGACTACTTATTGTTTCACGCCCCTTGTTATGACAACAGTCAGCGGACTAGGCTATCCAGAGGTTCGTATTAAGAGCATATGAGTTGGACTATCCGACacgagtcagtgagtgagtgtgttgacTTGTACGCTGCCTTTAGCAAAATGACgaaataccagaaatgggcatgaCAGATTTATTCATGTGAGGAATTAAACTTAGGCCttcggctaccccaccgcctcgaTACCCATTAAGACAGGTTTAAAGTATTAGGGGTATTATTCCCACAAAGGTCTCGCCAGTGACGTTGGGATCACGGTTCAAATAGTCAAATAATATCTGAGGCCCCGTTATTGTGTCGTAGTACGATAACACGACAAACATTCTGCTCTTAATAGCTTCATGTGGCACTAAACAGTGTTCGCTCCCGTGCTTATTCATTAAGGATTTTCTGCTTGAACACTGCAATACTGTCACACCTGGAGGGAGATGTGGGGCAGAGTTGGACAGGGGCACAAAAACAAGAGTTACGTTTTCGCCAAACATCGTTCGCGACCGTATGTAAGTGGACATCCTGACCGCACCACGTGGTGGCGAGTATGGACTGAGGGAGTGGGGGCACGATTGCTTTGACACGCTGGTTCAAAAGACCAGTATCAAGTGACTAAAGTCACAACTGACGCCTGCATTTATCGCCTGTTCATTATCGCATTTCGATCCGCTCTTTTCGCGAAAATCATTTACTCTGGTGCTAGTGAAATGCCAAGGCAATAGCAACGTCAACTCTGACGATCTACGTCCTCGGTGTGTGTGGGATGAGGGAAGAGGATACAGCTGTCGTTATTCTGGTGGGGAAGGCTCTGAGGGCTGAGAACTGCTTTCCAATATGTCAGCCAGTAACATTATCCACACCTTGATCGTGTAAAATAACCTTTCAAACAGGCTATTCCGGGAAggtagaaaatattttattgcaaatGAGGTTTCATAATTAACTGATGGTAGGTGGTTTACGTTTCCTGGGAATGTAATTATTTTTATTGCAGCTTAGATCCATCATACTCATACTTGCAGAGGCTTCAGGTCAAGCATATAAACACTTACGCCTGTTCTTTTGTCTGCCCACCATTGTTCCGTAGCtagatgtacatatatgtcGGCAATGATGTACggtaaatatgtacatttactgCTGTGTGTATAGATACACAAACAAGTTGACATGTATGTGATTTGATGATCATGTTCATGTGACTGTGCTTTAGTTAATATTATACATCTTTTACATGGGTCTTTCTATAGTGCCGTGTAAACCCGAATATTACGGAAAGTTCACTATATATAATTGCCGTGCTCTTGCAGAGGAACCATCACGGGCCGCTTGTGGTTGTGAATGTCGTATGCTTTATCGTGTCATTATGTTCTGTTCCCAAGGCACCAATGACTTAAGACAAGTGAAGAACCGGGATAGAACTGGATTTCaacccatgcgtgtcgtaagcggtgactaacgggatcgggtggtcagactccccgacttggtggacacatgtcatcgtatccaaatgacgtaaatcgatgctcatggtgttgatcattggattgtctggtcaggacgttcctgtttacagaccgccgccatatacagTAGTTGAAATatagtgcagcgttaaacaccaaacaaacgaCACCGATGACTTCACAACATCGCTGACGATGTGACCAGACGTACCTGACTTCCGAGTCTCAGTATATCCTCCTGACTTGTTCTCTGTTACAGCCGTACGCACGATGTGGCACATTCACATCAGGGTGCTATAAGCTACTCAACCGACCAGCTTACTAGTGATGGTGAGTTGTTCTCTGTTACAGCCGTACGCACGATGTGGCACATTCACATCAGGGTGCTATAAGCCACTCAACCGACCAGCTTACTAGTGATGGTGAGTTTATCGAAGCCCTAACACTTGCCGTGTTTCAAGAATGTGCTGAACGCTGAGCCCCTTGAAAGAACAGTCTTTAATGGAGGCTAGTCTAGATAAACGAACACCACAAGGATCCCACTGTGTTGCATGTATTTTTAAGAAATTATCGTTTAAACTCTTAGTTTTTACCCGGGTCCGATTTTCAATATGGGTACGAAGTGACGTCCAtgccgtcgtgatattgttcgTATATTGTTATAAGCGGCACAAAACAATACCCACTCACCTTAGCGACTTGTGCAAGTCTGCTCTATAAGCCCACAGCACTGGCCTCGAGGTAAACAAACTATCAGACGTGAATGTGAACACAGCTTCATGCCATAACATTCATAGCATACGTTTCAGCAGAGGCAACATACACACTACAAGTAGTAACCTACTCTTAAATATACCACTAGTTATTGTGTATTGGTTATTAAAGGGGCATAACCGAGGGGAGATGGGTTGACGGTGGCAATTGGCGCATCATTGCTCAGATTCGGGACGCATCATACAGTGCTGGTGGAATTCTTCCGAGCTCTTATTCTTTCAACGATGCGCGTCAAAACGTCATAGTTTCCCCTTCTAGATGAACAAAAACAGATTACATGTGACCTTGACTGTACATGCGCGCAAGGGCTGGGAAATACAAGACGCAATAACTATAGTCTATACAACGTGGAACCTCCCCTCCCGTATCACCGCCATGTGAGTCTGGACGAGCAGCTGTTTGAATAGACCAAAGACATACACTCCCTGCCCCTTCGTTCATCTATCCATATTATCTATTACAGCATCCACAACATCTGCTGGATTTCGTCTGCTCACAGTTACTTCAGTAAACCCGCTAGCTCTTCTTCTATAGATGTAACAGTCAAAGTATGGTCCTCGGCCGTCACTATCAACATATGCAAAGTATCATCCACAGTCTGCATTGATACACAATATCCACTTAGTACAGTATCCATTTACACACAGTACCGACAATACACAGTagtcatttgaaaacaaaatccaTGTACACACAGCATCTGCCCGCACTGACTACTTACATTCATGTTATCCAGTCACTATCCGCCTATGACTGGCTCATTTTAGTCGCCATTTGGATTCTGTGTTTTGTTAATAAACAATagcaaacaaatatacaaacaaaaacataaacaataaagcAGAAACAAAAACTAACAATAATCGGATTGTGGTAATACTGGAATaaacacccatccatccatacaaAGCGGGCACGCACTCTCCGTTTTTAAGTAATTTTCATCTGCATGCATTctatatgtatagtatattcTTCTTCAACATGTGTGAATGAGTATGACTTTACTCGGAgtccgcttttagcattatttcagcaatatcacggcgggggactctagaaatgggcttcacacataataTTCGCACTTACACAACTGTATTCTCAACATACACTTCAAACTTGACTCACTCTACACGAAAGTCAAATGGCATAATTACTCATTAGTTAATACCTCAAGGGAAAAACGGAAGTGTTTAGAGGATTGTGCATGAGAAAGGTCTGTTATATTAAGAACCGCAGTAAATCAGTCAAGTCGTTTTGATACTCTTCTATCGAGTGCAAGAATCAAAATGGCTGACATGATGAAGGCTTTCTGACGTAGAATTTACGGCGGCCACAGACATTACGAAAGGTCAAATGCCAAGTTCGCTTTCTCCAGGGCATTGGTCGTAGAGAGGATAGTGGTGAAAGTGCACACACTACTCTGAGGATTATAGGTCTAGATGTCCAGAAAGAACGTATCTCTATGCATTCCTCTCTAGGTGACAGACCCATAAACATTCGGGCTAGaggtggtcttcagcaacccatggttgtcagTAGTGCAGGTCATCGTGTCATAACTGTGTCGTAATAGACACCAGCCACAAAAATGTCAGTGACACGATTGACCGTGGTCGTGAAGCAGGAATTGTGAGTGCGGTGATAAGCAACAGAAACTCCAAGCAAAAACTCCCATCACtgtagtgtgtgtttgtgtgtgtgtgtgtgtgtgtgtgtgtgtgtgttgtttttatttttttaaacaaaacatgtcaaCGCTGTATTGTGTTTTCATACAACGTAATTTACGTCTAGTCAGTCTCATAGTCTCTGTACTGCCTAGCCTTCTAGCTTTCCTCAAACCCGTACAGCCTAGCCTTCTAGCATTCGTCAAACCCGTACAGCCTAGCCCTCTAGCTTTCCTCAAACCCGTACAGCCTAGCCCTCTAGCTTTCCTCAAACCCGTACAGCCTAGCCCTCTAGCTTTCCTCAAACCTGTACAGCCTAGCCCTCTAGCTTTCCTCAAACCCGTACAGCCTAGCCCTCTAGCTTTCCTCAAATCcgtactgcctagccctctagCTTTCCTCAAACCCGTACAGCCTAGCCCTCTAGCTTTCCTCAAACCTGTACAGCCTAGCCCTCTAGCTTTCCTCAAACCCGTACAACCTAGCCCTCTAGCTTTCCTCAAATCcgtactgcctagccctctagCTTTCCTCAAACCcgtactgcctagccctctagCTTTCCTCAAACCCGTACAGCCTAGCCCTCTAGCTTTCCTCAAACCCGTACAGCCTAGCCCTCTAGCTTTCCTCAAACCCGTACAGCCTAGCCGTCAAGCTTTCCTCAAACCCGTACAGCCTAGCCGTCAAGCTTTCCTCAAACCCGTACAGCCTAGCCCTCTAGCTTTCCTCAAATCCGTACAGCTTAGCCCTCTAGCTTTCCTCAAgttcatgggtacagtgtgtgaagccaatttatGTTGTCCCATTAACTggacgttgctggaatatccGTCTGAATATCCCATGTCCCTGGTGCTCCTTGTCGGTTTAAATGGGATTATTTGCGTCAATTTAGTCAGAGTCTAAGTTTTATTCTACTTGACACCAAATAAATTCGCAAAACTGGGTATGCATTTGCcctgatattttgttttgaaacgaGCAGGGTTCATATATTTCTAAACATGTCTGTGGTCACTAATAAACACTATGTGTTATTGTATATGcattaaatttgttttgttactGTGCAACGTCTCATATGTCATGTTCTCTGAATGACAAAGGTCATTGAGGCGTAAGGTCAGTTCTCTAATCAGAAATATACTTGATTTGATTTGGAACCTCTGCTTGATCAATGAGACATACGACACTACAATCTACATTCACACGTTCTTGTCATGTTTTCCAACTGA includes:
- the LOC137274744 gene encoding phosphatase and actin regulator 4-A-like produces the protein MSVTRLTVVVKQEFLLAFLKPVQPSLLAFVKPVQPSPLAFLKPVQPSPLAFLKPVQPSPLAFLKPVQPSPLAFLKPVQPSPLAFLKSVLPSPLAFLKPVQPSPLAFLKPVQPSPLAFLKPVQPSPLAFLKSVLPSPLAFLKPVLPSPLAFLKPVQPSPLAFLKPVQPSPLAFLKPVQPSRQAFLKPVQPSRQAFLKPVQPSPLAFLKSVQLSPLAFLKFMGNFLEVEGRMDKSKQKSFRQHFQY